A region of Acidimicrobiales bacterium DNA encodes the following proteins:
- the rplW gene encoding 50S ribosomal protein L23: MRDPRDVLIKPVVSEKSYGLQEEGVYTFIVAPNATKPEIRDAVEKIFSVKVAKVNTLNRPGKRKRNRRSFTFGKRADTKRAIVTLAGDDRIEMFEG, translated from the coding sequence ATGCGTGACCCGCGTGACGTTCTGATCAAGCCGGTCGTTTCCGAGAAGTCCTACGGGCTCCAGGAGGAGGGAGTCTACACGTTCATCGTGGCGCCCAACGCGACTAAGCCGGAGATCCGCGACGCCGTCGAGAAGATCTTCAGCGTGAAGGTGGCCAAGGTCAACACGCTGAACCGTCCGGGCAAGCGCAAGCGCAACCGGCGCAGCTTCACGTTCGGCAAGCGCGCCGACACCAAGCGCGCCATCGTCACCCTCGCCGGTGACGACCGCATCGAGATGTTCGAGGGTTAA